Proteins encoded within one genomic window of Panacibacter microcysteis:
- a CDS encoding Pr6Pr family membrane protein has translation MLPFYSGKEKAIRIFLFVISFITIVAQFWLTVTAAGTEPMLTRIVRFFSFMTILTNILVALAYVLPLAAPSSKAGRFFAKPNTQSAILVYIIVVCLGYHFLLANVWKPEGLQYWVDKSLHYLVPFLYLLFYLVFVVKGTLAFNNVYRWLIYPTVYLVYAMTRGAITGDYPYPFLNLHTHEASKVYAVIAVLFAVYISLSLIVVAFDRLMGKRSALAQTAR, from the coding sequence ATGTTACCCTTCTATTCAGGCAAAGAAAAAGCCATCCGTATTTTTCTTTTCGTTATCAGCTTTATTACTATTGTAGCTCAGTTCTGGCTTACTGTAACGGCCGCCGGCACAGAGCCAATGCTTACCAGGATTGTAAGGTTTTTTAGTTTCATGACCATTCTTACCAACATACTGGTGGCGCTTGCATACGTATTACCACTGGCAGCACCATCTTCCAAAGCAGGGAGATTTTTTGCTAAACCAAATACACAATCTGCTATACTTGTGTACATCATTGTGGTGTGCCTTGGCTATCATTTTTTACTGGCCAATGTATGGAAGCCGGAAGGTTTGCAATACTGGGTTGATAAATCGCTGCATTACCTGGTGCCATTTTTATATCTCTTGTTTTACCTGGTGTTTGTAGTAAAAGGTACACTTGCTTTCAATAATGTTTACAGGTGGCTTATATACCCAACTGTTTATCTTGTTTATGCCATGACACGCGGCGCCATAACGGGCGATTACCCCTATCCTTTTTTAAATCTGCACACACACGAAGCATCAAAGGTTTATGCGGTAATTGCGGTGCTGTTTGCTGTATATATTTCACTCTCTCTTATTGTTGTTGCGTTTGACAGGTTAATGGGTAAGCGGTCTGCGCTGGCACAAACAGCCCGGTAA
- a CDS encoding alpha-L-fucosidase — MKRRYLLSALLAPCTITAFAQQHNFNNSYVKPADTLVQQKIAQWQDLKFGLFMHWGTYSQWGVVESWSICPEDEGWTQRRGPYAATYNGYVQAYENLQTTFNPVNFNPDKWAAAAKDAGMKYVVFTTKHHDGFCMFDTKQTDYKITSSKTPFSANAKSNVTKEVFDAFRKEGFMTGAYFSKPDWHSPDYWWPYFPPKDRNVNYDPKKYPQKWEAFKNYTYNQIQELMTGYGKVDVLWLDGGWVRPLSSVDTTVEWQRGIKDDQDIDMARIAGMARTHQPGLMVVDRTVSGEFENYVTPEQTIPNEPLPYPWESCITMGDSWSYVPNDNYKSTNTIVHMLVRIISRGGNLLLNIGPSPMGDYSDTAYTRLKEIGGWMKVHGEAVYGTKPLAPYEDGNIVYLQSNDGKSKYVYLLSDSKTEDVIVPETITLKGLTLTKKSKIVCLDAPKTKLNITLADGNTILALPANKIAGKYAIAFKITE; from the coding sequence ATGAAAAGGAGATACCTGCTTTCTGCCTTGCTTGCACCATGCACAATTACCGCATTTGCGCAGCAGCATAATTTTAATAACAGCTATGTAAAGCCTGCAGATACATTGGTGCAGCAAAAAATAGCCCAGTGGCAGGATCTTAAGTTTGGGCTTTTTATGCACTGGGGCACTTACAGCCAGTGGGGTGTTGTGGAGAGCTGGAGCATTTGCCCAGAAGATGAGGGGTGGACACAGCGCCGCGGCCCTTATGCAGCAACCTACAACGGATATGTGCAGGCCTACGAAAACCTGCAGACCACGTTTAACCCGGTAAACTTTAATCCCGATAAATGGGCTGCCGCCGCAAAAGACGCAGGTATGAAATATGTGGTGTTTACCACCAAACACCATGATGGTTTCTGCATGTTTGATACCAAGCAGACAGACTATAAAATAACATCATCCAAAACACCCTTTTCTGCCAATGCAAAAAGTAATGTGACCAAAGAAGTATTTGATGCATTTCGCAAAGAAGGTTTTATGACGGGTGCTTATTTTTCCAAACCGGACTGGCATAGCCCCGATTATTGGTGGCCATACTTTCCACCAAAAGACAGGAACGTTAATTACGATCCCAAAAAATACCCGCAGAAGTGGGAGGCATTTAAGAATTATACCTACAACCAGATACAGGAGCTGATGACTGGTTATGGAAAAGTGGATGTGCTATGGCTGGATGGTGGCTGGGTAAGGCCACTCTCTTCTGTAGACACAACCGTAGAATGGCAGCGCGGCATTAAAGACGACCAGGATATAGACATGGCACGCATTGCCGGTATGGCACGTACACATCAGCCGGGTTTAATGGTGGTTGACCGAACAGTAAGTGGTGAGTTTGAAAATTATGTAACACCGGAACAAACAATACCAAATGAACCGCTGCCTTACCCGTGGGAAAGTTGCATAACGATGGGTGATTCGTGGAGCTATGTACCCAACGACAATTATAAATCTACCAACACCATTGTACATATGCTGGTGCGCATTATTTCCCGTGGTGGCAACCTGTTGCTGAATATAGGACCATCGCCAATGGGCGATTACAGCGATACGGCCTATACACGCCTGAAAGAAATAGGCGGATGGATGAAAGTGCACGGCGAAGCAGTCTACGGCACTAAACCGCTTGCGCCTTATGAGGATGGCAATATTGTGTACCTGCAATCTAACGATGGTAAAAGTAAATATGTATACCTGCTGAGCGATAGCAAAACCGAAGACGTTATAGTGCCTGAAACCATAACATTAAAAGGATTAACACTTACAAAAAAGAGTAAGATTGTTTGCCTGGATGCACCTAAGACAAAACTGAATATTACCCTGGCAGATGGCAATACCATATTAGCATTACCGGCAAATAAGATTGCGGGTAAATATGCCATAGCTTTTAAAATTACGGAGTAG
- a CDS encoding DUF4249 domain-containing protein, with protein sequence MRPARLILFVLFAGILFCACKEVYEPNLQSPQTGYLVVDGFINSASGGTSTITLTRTTKLVDTVSVLYEHGASVVIEGENGESYYLTPGINGTYTSDPLTLNTAVNYRVHINTADGKEYTSAYTPVKATPVIDSISWEQTGEGVTTHINTHDATGNVKYYRWTYAETWQIRSAYYSTLKYTVDPLTSLNVGVEYRNAGLPDLTIWDCWQSYTAKNIMLGTTEKLSSDIIYLPLTHIEPESIKLSVLYSVELKQYALSKGAYNFYEQLRKNTEQLGSIFDAQPSELIGNIQCITDPGEIVIGYVDVTTESTKRIFISNRDVDKWGYSQGCSNIKIDNNADSIAKYGNGLIPTVPNQLGPFNSIIDFYAADPYCVDCTLRGTNQRPSFWP encoded by the coding sequence ATGAGACCAGCCAGACTTATACTTTTCGTTCTCTTTGCAGGCATCTTGTTTTGTGCGTGCAAAGAAGTTTACGAACCCAATCTTCAATCACCACAAACAGGTTATCTTGTTGTAGATGGTTTTATCAATTCAGCCAGTGGCGGCACATCAACAATAACACTTACGAGAACCACAAAACTGGTAGATACAGTCAGCGTTTTGTACGAGCACGGTGCAAGCGTAGTTATAGAAGGAGAAAATGGCGAAAGCTATTATCTTACACCAGGTATCAATGGCACGTATACATCAGATCCGCTTACATTGAATACTGCTGTTAATTACAGGGTGCACATCAATACGGCAGACGGTAAGGAATATACATCAGCCTACACACCTGTAAAAGCCACACCCGTTATAGATAGCATTAGCTGGGAGCAAACAGGTGAAGGCGTAACAACTCATATCAACACGCATGATGCCACCGGAAATGTAAAGTACTACCGCTGGACATATGCAGAAACATGGCAGATCAGGTCTGCTTATTACAGTACACTTAAATACACTGTTGACCCGCTCACATCTTTAAATGTTGGCGTAGAGTATCGCAATGCCGGGCTGCCAGATTTAACTATTTGGGATTGCTGGCAATCTTACACTGCCAAAAATATCATGCTGGGTACAACAGAAAAACTAAGCTCTGATATAATTTATTTACCATTAACGCATATAGAACCCGAATCAATCAAGTTAAGTGTTTTATATAGCGTGGAACTAAAACAATATGCGTTGAGTAAAGGCGCGTACAATTTTTACGAGCAACTTCGAAAAAATACTGAACAATTGGGCTCTATATTTGATGCGCAACCGTCAGAGTTAATTGGTAATATACAGTGTATTACAGATCCAGGAGAAATCGTAATCGGATATGTAGACGTAACCACAGAGAGCACCAAGAGAATTTTTATCAGTAATCGTGATGTAGATAAATGGGGCTATTCACAAGGCTGCAGTAATATAAAAATAGACAATAACGCTGACAGCATAGCAAAATATGGTAACGGGCTTATTCCTACAGTTCCTAATCAACTTGGACCCTTCAATTCCATCATAGATTTTTACGCGGCTGATCCTTATTGTGTCGATTGCACTTTACGGGGCACTAATCAAAGACCGTCCTTCTGGCCATAA
- a CDS encoding exo-alpha-sialidase gives MTRLIPCLIIVFLLRVACIGQVSHTYVSTEGLSKLAIERIMIYTPDTAWLYNHHASVTVFNNTLVAMWSDGMKDEDKPGQRVVYATSSDFVHWSPVKVLALPSIYNADTANVLTAAGFHVFHDTLVAYYGEYTPHRTNTHLWAVYTTDLEHWSKPADMHIPVNPNHGPQATAGGRLIISGNFTFPYTDDYRGLSGWKMSSFYDTSMYTEDNPATFYAPAEQSGFPPLCEGAFFQATDNTIYMLMRVTGKGWHGRLWLTESKDDGTTWSRPSEQRFPDNDSKFHFGKLPDGRFYYVGIPDTLHHYDRNPLVLSLSADGKIFNEHYIIADELYQLKKEGLWKGGQYGYPHTMINDGYMYIIVSRQKEAIELLRFKLDQLP, from the coding sequence ATGACCAGATTGATACCATGCTTGATTATAGTTTTTCTTTTACGTGTTGCCTGCATTGGCCAGGTTAGCCACACTTATGTTTCGACAGAAGGGCTTTCTAAACTTGCGATAGAGCGCATCATGATTTATACGCCTGATACGGCATGGCTGTACAACCATCATGCATCTGTTACTGTATTCAATAACACATTGGTTGCCATGTGGAGCGATGGAATGAAAGACGAAGACAAGCCCGGGCAGCGTGTGGTATATGCTACATCTTCAGACTTTGTGCATTGGTCTCCGGTAAAGGTTCTGGCACTGCCATCCATCTACAACGCAGATACGGCGAATGTTTTAACCGCGGCGGGTTTTCACGTGTTTCATGATACGCTTGTTGCATATTATGGTGAGTATACGCCACACCGCACCAACACACACTTATGGGCGGTGTACACAACAGACCTTGAGCATTGGAGCAAACCGGCAGACATGCATATACCGGTTAATCCCAATCATGGTCCGCAGGCAACAGCAGGAGGCAGGCTTATCATTAGCGGTAATTTTACATTTCCGTATACAGACGATTACCGTGGTTTAAGCGGCTGGAAGATGAGCAGTTTCTATGACACTTCTATGTATACAGAAGATAATCCGGCTACGTTTTATGCACCTGCTGAGCAAAGCGGTTTTCCACCATTGTGCGAGGGCGCTTTTTTCCAGGCAACGGACAATACCATTTATATGCTGATGCGTGTAACGGGAAAAGGCTGGCATGGAAGATTATGGCTTACAGAAAGTAAAGATGATGGCACAACATGGAGCAGACCTTCAGAACAACGTTTTCCTGACAACGACAGCAAGTTTCATTTTGGTAAATTGCCTGACGGCAGGTTTTATTATGTGGGTATTCCTGACACGCTCCATCACTACGACCGTAACCCTTTGGTATTGTCGCTTTCTGCTGATGGAAAGATATTTAATGAGCACTACATTATTGCAGACGAACTGTACCAGTTAAAGAAAGAGGGTTTGTGGAAAGGTGGACAATATGGCTACCCGCACACCATGATCAATGACGGGTACATGTACATCATCGTATCGCGGCAAAAAGAAGCAATAGAATTGTTACGGTTTAAACTGGATCAATTACCATAA
- a CDS encoding TonB-dependent receptor — MQVKIYTIILISFLFCCSQLRAQQTGGPVISGDFKGLTIDTFLITIEKQSGYKFYYDTAWFDSTRISLSVKNEPLQAVLTAAFKDIGLVYTIDHDKNVFVSKGITVQTDLPESFFAVVTNPQDSSAQTSAKDIEEPEEKVQVAKQDNKLYVIGQKNVNTGEERVTVTGYIRDAKSGEPVIGASVYIQNPTIGVSTDQYGYFTIQLPKGKHTLFVQSIGMTDTKRQLLVQGEGKINIDMAGTVMTLKRVIVSAEKASNIRSLQMGSQKIDIKTIKQVPVVFGEADVLRVALTMPGVKSVGEASTGLNVRGGSADQNLILFNDATIYNPAHFFGMFSAFNPEVVKDVELFKSSIPARYGGRLSSVVNINSREGNKKNITGSAGIGLLTSRINIEGPLVKDKSSFILGGRTTYANWLLKLLPSAYENSKASFYDLNLNITHEINKKNYIYLTGYMSSDRFNLNSDTFYTYGNKNVSLKWKHIFSNKVYSLVTAGYDNYAYKISSEKNPVNAYSLGFDINQAYFKAHVNYFINSKHTVEFGINSLFYKLHSGTYQPIGKESLVVPVEMQAEQALESALYFSDKYNINNKLSIESGIRYSVYNFFGPYTVNNYPDGVPKTEDNIIGTTTYDKGKIVKTYHGPELRIGARYILNQTLSIKAGYNSQRQYIHMLSNTAAMAPTDIWKLSDPNIKPQYGDQVSVGIYKNLKNNTIEISGEIYYKRIKDYLDYKSGAVLVLNPHIETDVLKTKGKAYGAELLIKKLTGKFNGWVSYTYSRILLTADNPETGDFINNGDPYPANYDKPHDVTFIGNYRFSHRFSISLNATYSTGRPITLPIGRFYYADGERTLYANRNGHRIPDYFRTDFSMNIEGNHKVHQKTHNSWTVGVYNLTGRKNPYSVYYVSENGAVNGYKLSIFGSAIPYVNFNIRF; from the coding sequence ATGCAAGTGAAAATTTACACCATCATTTTGATCAGCTTTTTGTTTTGTTGTAGTCAACTGCGGGCACAGCAGACTGGTGGGCCTGTAATTTCCGGTGATTTCAAAGGTCTTACTATTGATACATTTCTTATTACCATAGAAAAGCAATCTGGTTATAAATTTTATTATGATACTGCCTGGTTTGATTCAACCAGAATCAGTCTTTCAGTAAAAAACGAGCCCTTACAAGCGGTGCTTACTGCGGCCTTTAAAGACATTGGCCTGGTGTACACAATTGACCATGATAAAAATGTTTTTGTAAGTAAGGGCATAACTGTTCAAACTGATTTACCGGAGTCTTTTTTTGCGGTTGTTACAAACCCGCAAGATTCGTCCGCTCAAACATCAGCAAAGGATATTGAGGAGCCGGAAGAGAAGGTGCAGGTTGCCAAACAGGATAACAAGCTTTATGTAATTGGCCAGAAAAACGTTAATACAGGTGAAGAAAGAGTGACTGTTACCGGATACATCAGAGATGCAAAGTCGGGAGAACCTGTTATCGGCGCATCGGTTTATATCCAAAACCCCACCATTGGTGTATCAACAGATCAATATGGTTATTTTACCATTCAGCTACCTAAAGGCAAGCATACGTTATTCGTTCAAAGTATTGGCATGACCGACACTAAGCGCCAGTTACTTGTACAGGGAGAAGGTAAAATAAACATAGACATGGCAGGCACTGTGATGACGTTGAAACGGGTGATCGTTTCAGCCGAAAAAGCTAGCAATATCCGTAGCCTGCAGATGGGTTCGCAAAAGATTGATATCAAAACAATCAAGCAGGTGCCGGTAGTTTTTGGAGAAGCTGATGTACTAAGGGTTGCCCTTACCATGCCGGGTGTAAAGTCTGTCGGGGAAGCCAGTACCGGCCTGAATGTACGCGGTGGCTCCGCAGATCAGAACCTCATTTTATTCAATGACGCAACCATTTATAATCCGGCTCACTTTTTCGGTATGTTTTCCGCCTTCAATCCCGAAGTAGTAAAAGACGTAGAGCTCTTTAAAAGCAGTATTCCGGCAAGGTATGGCGGAAGATTATCATCTGTGGTAAACATCAACAGCCGCGAGGGGAATAAAAAGAATATCACCGGTTCTGCAGGTATTGGCTTACTAACAAGCAGGATAAACATTGAAGGACCGTTGGTAAAAGATAAATCTTCTTTCATTCTTGGAGGTAGAACCACATACGCCAACTGGTTGTTAAAACTATTACCATCAGCGTACGAAAACAGCAAGGCATCGTTCTATGATCTTAACTTGAACATCACCCACGAGATCAACAAAAAGAACTACATCTATCTTACCGGTTATATGAGCAGTGACCGGTTCAATCTTAACAGCGATACATTTTACACGTACGGTAACAAAAATGTTTCTTTAAAATGGAAGCACATTTTCAGCAACAAAGTCTATAGCCTTGTAACTGCTGGTTACGATAATTATGCATACAAGATTTCGAGCGAAAAAAATCCTGTTAACGCATATTCACTGGGCTTTGATATCAACCAGGCATATTTCAAGGCACACGTTAATTATTTTATTAATAGTAAACATACTGTTGAGTTTGGCATTAACAGCCTCTTCTATAAATTACATTCCGGTACTTACCAGCCCATAGGCAAAGAATCGTTGGTAGTGCCTGTAGAAATGCAGGCAGAGCAGGCACTTGAATCTGCACTATATTTTAGCGATAAATACAATATCAACAATAAGCTTTCTATTGAAAGTGGCATCCGGTACTCTGTGTATAATTTCTTCGGGCCTTACACGGTTAATAACTATCCGGACGGCGTTCCTAAAACAGAAGACAACATTATTGGCACAACAACTTACGACAAAGGCAAAATTGTAAAAACATACCACGGGCCAGAGCTGAGAATTGGCGCAAGGTATATACTTAATCAAACGCTGTCCATAAAGGCGGGTTACAACAGCCAGCGGCAATACATACACATGTTGTCAAATACTGCGGCCATGGCACCTACTGATATCTGGAAGCTGAGTGATCCTAACATTAAACCTCAGTATGGCGACCAGGTGTCTGTGGGCATTTATAAAAACCTCAAGAATAATACCATCGAGATATCAGGAGAGATCTATTATAAACGTATCAAGGATTATCTCGATTATAAAAGTGGAGCAGTGTTGGTGCTTAATCCGCACATAGAAACCGACGTTTTGAAAACAAAAGGCAAAGCATACGGCGCTGAATTATTGATCAAGAAGTTAACAGGTAAATTCAATGGTTGGGTTAGCTATACATACAGCCGCATTTTACTAACGGCAGATAATCCTGAAACTGGCGATTTTATCAATAATGGGGATCCCTATCCTGCCAACTACGACAAGCCGCATGACGTTACGTTCATCGGGAACTATCGGTTCTCACATCGCTTTAGTATTTCACTTAATGCAACCTATAGTACAGGCAGGCCAATAACGTTACCCATAGGCAGATTCTATTACGCAGATGGCGAGCGTACATTGTATGCAAACCGCAACGGACACAGGATACCGGATTATTTTCGTACAGATTTTTCTATGAATATAGAAGGCAACCACAAAGTGCACCAGAAAACACATAATTCATGGACGGTGGGTGTATACAACTTAACGGGCAGAAAAAATCCATACTCAGTTTACTATGTTTCAGAAAACGGGGCGGTAAACGGTTATAAGCTGTCCATTTTTGGAAGCGCCATACCATATGTAAATTTCAATATCAGGTTTTAG
- a CDS encoding glycoside hydrolase family 3 C-terminal domain-containing protein gives MRTLMLFLLLCIYQSATAQQPLYKDSTAPVEKRVADLLSRMTPEEKFWQLFMIPGDLDNATPGQYKNGIFGFQVSAAGKGDAGGQLLSYNTSENALLLTQKINSIQRYFVAQTRLGIPIIAFDEALHGLVRDGATAFPQSVALAATWDTALMHKVAMAIAVETKARGIRDILTPVVNIASDVRWGRTEETYGEDPFLTSEMGVAFVSAFEKMNIITTPKHFVANVGDGGRDSYPVHWNERLLDEIYFAPFKACIERGGSRSVMSAYNSLDGIAASSNKWLLTEKLKNEWGFKGFVISDANAVGGEVVLHNTAKDYAEAGLHAINGGLDVIFQTEYKHHTLFIDPFVNGGIDAKRIDDAVSRVLRAKFELGLFEHSYVAEETVKTLMKEKPHKALAKQAALESAVLLKNEKQILPLQKSIKTIAVIGEDAAAARLGGYSGNGNGKVSILDGIKAIAKNSTILYAPGAGVENHDYNVISKKYLSHAKQPGLQAAYFNNITFSGEPAVKRIDEQINFSWTLFPPDPKLDVDFYAARWTGQLTAPATGTFKIGLEGNDGYRLYINDKMLIDNWQKQTYTTKLADLSMEQGKLYNLRVEFYEPKGNAQIKLVWNADLKNDWKTKIQTAVNTAKQADVAIIAAGIHEGEFQDRAMLSLPGHQEELINAVAATGKPVVVVLVGGSAITMNNWLQNVNSVLDVWYPGEEGGHAVAAILFGDYNPAGRLPVTFPVSEAQLPLVYNHKPTGRGDDYYNLSGEPLFPFGFGLSYTSFGYSNMRLSKNNIGSKDSITVTCTIENTGKTPGDEVVQLYIRDLLASVARPVMELKGFRRMTLKPGETKEVSFLITPAMLSMLNKNMETVVEPGDFRIMIGASSHDLRLKQTLTVQD, from the coding sequence ATGCGTACACTCATGCTTTTTTTGTTGCTGTGTATTTACCAATCAGCTACTGCACAACAACCGTTGTACAAAGACTCAACTGCGCCGGTTGAAAAGCGGGTAGCAGATCTTTTGTCGCGGATGACCCCTGAAGAAAAATTCTGGCAATTGTTCATGATTCCCGGAGACCTGGATAATGCCACACCGGGTCAGTACAAAAATGGCATATTTGGTTTCCAGGTAAGTGCCGCCGGTAAGGGCGATGCAGGTGGGCAGTTGCTTAGTTATAATACCAGCGAAAACGCATTACTGTTAACACAGAAGATAAACAGTATTCAACGATACTTTGTAGCGCAAACGAGACTTGGTATCCCGATCATTGCATTTGATGAGGCTTTGCACGGGCTTGTAAGAGACGGCGCCACTGCTTTCCCGCAGTCTGTTGCGCTTGCCGCAACATGGGATACCGCTTTAATGCACAAAGTTGCAATGGCCATTGCCGTTGAAACAAAAGCAAGGGGTATAAGAGATATTCTTACCCCGGTTGTAAACATAGCCAGTGATGTGCGCTGGGGCCGTACAGAAGAGACTTACGGCGAAGACCCGTTTCTTACCAGCGAAATGGGTGTTGCATTTGTAAGCGCTTTCGAAAAAATGAATATCATCACCACGCCCAAACACTTTGTTGCCAATGTGGGCGATGGTGGCAGGGACAGTTACCCTGTTCACTGGAACGAACGCCTGCTTGATGAAATATACTTCGCTCCTTTTAAGGCCTGTATAGAAAGAGGTGGGTCGCGCTCTGTAATGAGTGCCTATAATTCGCTTGATGGTATAGCCGCATCATCGAATAAATGGCTGCTTACAGAAAAACTGAAGAACGAATGGGGTTTTAAAGGCTTTGTAATTTCTGATGCCAATGCAGTTGGTGGAGAAGTGGTATTGCATAACACAGCCAAAGATTACGCTGAGGCAGGTTTACATGCTATCAACGGTGGTCTTGATGTGATCTTTCAAACAGAGTATAAACACCACACGCTGTTTATAGATCCTTTTGTAAATGGCGGAATAGATGCGAAAAGAATCGACGATGCAGTGTCTCGTGTGCTGCGAGCTAAATTCGAACTCGGTCTTTTCGAACACTCTTATGTAGCCGAAGAAACGGTAAAAACACTGATGAAAGAAAAGCCACATAAAGCATTGGCAAAACAGGCTGCACTGGAATCGGCAGTACTGCTAAAAAACGAAAAGCAAATATTACCCTTACAAAAGAGCATTAAAACAATTGCTGTAATCGGTGAAGATGCAGCCGCCGCAAGACTGGGTGGCTATAGCGGTAATGGCAATGGTAAAGTAAGCATCCTCGATGGCATTAAGGCCATTGCGAAAAACAGCACAATACTTTATGCGCCCGGCGCAGGCGTTGAAAACCATGACTACAATGTGATCAGTAAAAAATATTTGTCGCATGCTAAGCAGCCAGGCCTGCAGGCTGCTTATTTTAACAACATTACGTTTAGCGGAGAACCTGCAGTAAAAAGGATAGACGAGCAGATAAACTTTAGCTGGACGTTGTTTCCACCAGACCCAAAACTTGATGTGGATTTTTATGCCGCAAGATGGACAGGGCAGTTAACGGCGCCTGCAACGGGCACTTTTAAAATCGGCCTGGAAGGTAATGATGGCTATCGCTTGTACATCAACGATAAAATGCTGATCGATAACTGGCAAAAACAAACCTATACAACAAAGCTCGCAGACTTATCAATGGAGCAGGGAAAGCTATACAACCTCCGCGTGGAGTTCTATGAACCAAAAGGCAATGCACAGATAAAACTGGTCTGGAACGCTGATCTAAAGAATGACTGGAAAACAAAAATCCAAACCGCTGTGAACACTGCTAAACAGGCAGATGTAGCGATTATTGCTGCGGGTATTCACGAAGGCGAATTCCAGGACAGGGCAATGCTATCCTTACCCGGCCACCAGGAGGAACTCATCAATGCCGTTGCTGCTACAGGCAAACCGGTAGTAGTTGTACTGGTAGGTGGCAGCGCCATTACCATGAATAACTGGCTGCAAAACGTAAACAGTGTGCTGGATGTATGGTACCCCGGTGAAGAAGGTGGCCATGCAGTAGCCGCGATACTTTTTGGAGATTATAACCCGGCCGGAAGATTGCCTGTAACTTTTCCCGTTAGTGAAGCACAGTTGCCTCTCGTGTACAACCATAAACCAACCGGCCGGGGAGATGATTACTACAACCTGAGTGGCGAGCCGTTGTTTCCTTTTGGATTTGGCTTAAGTTATACCAGTTTTGGCTATAGCAATATGCGCCTAAGCAAAAACAACATCGGCAGCAAAGATTCCATAACTGTTACCTGTACAATAGAAAATACCGGTAAAACTCCCGGCGACGAAGTGGTGCAGCTTTATATACGCGACCTTCTTGCTTCGGTGGCAAGACCTGTAATGGAATTAAAAGGCTTCCGGCGTATGACGCTTAAACCGGGCGAAACAAAAGAGGTCAGCTTTTTAATTACGCCGGCTATGCTGAGCATGCTGAATAAAAACATGGAAACAGTGGTAGAGCCCGGAGACTTCAGGATCATGATCGGTGCATCGTCTCACGATCTGCGTTTGAAACAAACCTTAACCGTACAGGACTAA